The Candidatus Cloacimonas sp. genome contains the following window.
GATGCAATTAGATATGAAGACGGATAATAAAAGGGGAACAGGAATTCTGATTGTAGCCCGAAAATGATAAATCCTGCAATAACAACGCTCAGAGTGGGGTAGAAGGATGAATTTGGCAAGAAAACCCGAGCAGGTTATATGAACTTCAAAGACCACAGATAAAATAAAAAGGATAGGTTATGGACTGTTTTTTACCTATCCTTCTTTATCTCAATTCTACTTTCTCTATTCTTCTCTTTATCTCATTGGGAAGTATCTATTTTTGGTCTTATTTCTCAGCTGTGCCGAGTCATATACGCCGCCAGTCCTATTAAATTTCTGCAGGCGTATATGACTCCTTGCAAACAGCATAGTCGTTTATGAATAATTGGCAGCTATCCCCCAAAAATTCAGCAGTTTGCTAAAACTGCAGTGATTCGGGCAATAACGGACTAAGCATCAAAGTTTTATCCTGTCCGAAGTCATTCCACAATTCATACAATTTAATATAGTCCATATTAATTGTATCAAACGCTTTAACAGGGGTGTAGGCATTCAATTCGCTAAAATTAACGCTTATGGTAACGCCTTCCTTATCTGTAGTAGCGTCAACAAGTGTCAGTTTTCCTTTTTTTCCAAGTAATTCCTGCATTATATCTTTAGCAGTATTCATTCCTCCCAGTTCATCAACGAGCCCGATTGAATATGCTTGTTCCCCTGTCCAGATTCTTCCTTGAGCATATTGCTTAACCTGTTCTAAATTCATAGAGGAGCGTCCTTCATCCACTTTCTTAACAAAATCATCGTAACAATATTCAATACTGCGAGTTATAATATGTTTTTCTTCGTCTGTCCAGGGACGGGATAATGAACCTAAATCGGCATGTTCGCCTTTTTTAACAGTATCCCAGTTCACTTTTATCTTATGAAACATTTCCGTGGCATTGAACATCAAACCCAAAACTCCGATAGAGCCGGTTAAAGTAGAAGGTTCGGCAACAATTTTATCGGCATTGCAGGAAATGTAATAGCCACCGCTGGCAGCTGTTCCAGCCATAGAAACGACGACCGGTTTTTTATTAACCGTTTTTGCCAGTTCCAATTCTCTTAAAATAATATCGCTGGCTTGAGCGCTGCCACCTCCACTATCCACTCTTAGAATTATTCCCTGGTATAGGTCATCTTTTCTGGCTTTGCGAATAAGGTTAACTGTTGTTTCCTGAGCAATTTTCTGTCCCGGTGTTCCTTTTCCCATAACGATATTTCCATTAGCATAAATAACTGCTACAAGATTTTCTTTGGGTTTTGTCCAAGCGTAATCACAATATTCTGTTGGTTCTTTTTGCTGTTTGGAAAAATGGAAGTCCTTTTTTAATTGTTTGGCAAGCTGGTCTTCATAAATTAGTTCATCAACCAGACCTTTTTCCAGTGCGTCTTCAGCAACGAGATAGGGTCCCTCATTGATAATTTCTTCTACCGAAGCAGTAAGTTTATCGCCTCGTCCGGCATCAATGCGTTGTAAAATTTGTGCATATAATGATTGTAATAGTGAATTATATGCCTCTCTTTCAGCGGGGGTCATTTTTTCTTCGGAGAACATATTTCCCGCATCTTTATATTCGTGACTGCGGAAATTGAGCACTTCAATGCCTAAACTGGAGAGCATATTTTTCATATAGGGACTGCTGATGCTTAAGCCGCGTAAATCCACTGAACCAGAAGGATTTATGTAAATCTTATCAGCAATGGAGGAAGCAAAGATATAACTGCCGTTGCTAATGTTATTGTAGTAAAAGCTAACTTTCTTACCGCTGCTTTTAAAGTCCTTAAAGGCATCAACCAGTTCTTCCTGTAACGCCATAGAAGTAGAGAAAGTAGGATTTTTCAGTAGAATTCCCTCAATTTCAGGGTCATCCTTGGCTTTTTGAATGTCTTCAATGAGGGTTTCAATAGATTTTTTCTGAGTATCGTATATTTTGAGATGACCAATCTTATATTTTGGAGCAGCATAAGTTACAACATTTCCGCTTAAATCCATTTTATACCAGGATGGCTTTGTATAGCCCAGAAAAGGTTTATAATTCAAGTCCGTAAACTGAGCCCAGGCAATTCCGTAATTATCTTTATCCTTAGAGTGCAATAAACCGCCGGCTGCAAAATCTCTCGGGTA
Protein-coding sequences here:
- the sppA gene encoding signal peptide peptidase SppA; this translates as MKHFGKALLLFSLLMLCSVVMAQTQSDSISVLLSKQDFSIANVDNMFIPISNPSLLGTGFSSGIGLAYLNDEKEWQNHYWIFVNTDYLSYIYERDSSDKFHTLAVGTELFPAYILPNLYVGTNYRWPEGIFEDGSFRSAVTYRPHNSTSLAFTWDNPNHQSPYYRLGLAVRPFTFIEAIEDYRLELSVDANYARFDKDKDYEIKKPIIGLQTQILDGVKIGATYNFEEEAALVNFSLYPRDFAAGGLLHSKDKDNYGIAWAQFTDLNYKPFLGYTKPSWYKMDLSGNVVTYAAPKYKIGHLKIYDTQKKSIETLIEDIQKAKDDPEIEGILLKNPTFSTSMALQEELVDAFKDFKSSGKKVSFYYNNISNGSYIFASSIADKIYINPSGSVDLRGLSISSPYMKNMLSSLGIEVLNFRSHEYKDAGNMFSEEKMTPAEREAYNSLLQSLYAQILQRIDAGRGDKLTASVEEIINEGPYLVAEDALEKGLVDELIYEDQLAKQLKKDFHFSKQQKEPTEYCDYAWTKPKENLVAVIYANGNIVMGKGTPGQKIAQETTVNLIRKARKDDLYQGIILRVDSGGGSAQASDIILRELELAKTVNKKPVVVSMAGTAASGGYYISCNADKIVAEPSTLTGSIGVLGLMFNATEMFHKIKVNWDTVKKGEHADLGSLSRPWTDEEKHIITRSIEYCYDDFVKKVDEGRSSMNLEQVKQYAQGRIWTGEQAYSIGLVDELGGMNTAKDIMQELLGKKGKLTLVDATTDKEGVTISVNFSELNAYTPVKAFDTINMDYIKLYELWNDFGQDKTLMLSPLLPESLQF